A DNA window from Anaerocolumna sp. AGMB13020 contains the following coding sequences:
- a CDS encoding DUF5696 domain-containing protein: protein MKRLILMGMILVWALTFSACSKTEEEEQSMDTYSYGEESKTYTLEDEKLKFTLNGENTYFQVMDKQNNTVWDSNPENGAEDTQANAQNLKYLQSTLLIEYTNETGITTIFDNFSYSIQKKLYSIEQGEDYIKVNYTIGDIQKAYLLPAAAPESRMNEFLNQMDSSSQKKVNTYYRKIDINNLRATDNKAELLAKYPDLETENVYVLRDGTQEYLKVKIEELFAQVGYTREDYEEDEARYSATGSTEKPYFNVTVVYRLQDGDLIVDLPFENMGWKKNYPLTKVKVLPYLGAGSSEDKGFILVPEGNGGIIDFNNGKKAQNSYYTEIYGIDSAVPRDSLITENRAAFPVFGISKNGSSMLCILEDYQTLASIEADVSGRNHSYNFAGASYVTLHYASLSVSAKTDKSVMVYEAKKPEGKISQRYRFLETDTYSDMAKSYRDYLMKKNPDMTKKTEESTPVNVTLIGAVDQVKQRLGFPVSVPVPLTKYKEATSMIEELKAEGVKNLSVRYRGWMNGGIKQTSAESIDRIGALGSKGSFRKFLNSASSMEVPVYLEGAVAYAYEDGLFDGFSANKDAAKYASREVVKLYDFSPIYYGEDELKDPYYLLKPQLIVQYMHNLANYIADASEDTGMALADTGYRLSADYNPKKLINREKSMELQVKAMEEITSAGTNLMLKGGNAYTLPYADFITDMDLTGGRYQIIDYTVPFYTMAIHGLVDYTGVSLNVSGDFQQLLLKSAEAGAGLSFTFMKEEATALQNSNYTFLFGADYDRWKAKALEIYNRYEKELGHCFNQYITEHRQLSEGVYVTTYEDGTNVYVNYNNTEYVNGTLKVPASDYLVERR from the coding sequence ATGAAACGTTTAATATTAATGGGCATGATACTGGTCTGGGCCCTGACCTTCTCTGCCTGCAGCAAGACAGAGGAAGAAGAGCAGTCTATGGACACCTATTCCTATGGAGAGGAAAGCAAGACCTATACGCTGGAGGATGAAAAGCTCAAGTTTACCTTAAATGGTGAAAATACCTATTTTCAGGTAATGGATAAGCAAAATAATACGGTATGGGATTCTAATCCTGAAAACGGAGCAGAGGATACACAAGCAAATGCACAGAACCTGAAATACCTACAATCCACGTTGCTCATTGAATATACCAATGAAACTGGAATTACAACTATCTTTGATAATTTTTCCTATAGTATACAGAAAAAACTCTACTCCATAGAGCAGGGGGAAGACTATATCAAGGTCAATTATACCATTGGTGATATCCAGAAAGCATATCTGCTTCCTGCAGCAGCGCCGGAATCCAGAATGAATGAATTTCTGAACCAGATGGACAGCAGTTCACAGAAAAAAGTAAATACCTATTACCGTAAGATTGACATCAATAATCTTCGGGCTACGGATAACAAAGCAGAACTGCTGGCAAAATACCCGGATCTAGAGACAGAGAATGTTTATGTGTTAAGAGATGGCACACAGGAATATCTCAAGGTCAAAATTGAAGAACTCTTCGCCCAGGTAGGCTATACCAGGGAGGATTATGAGGAGGATGAGGCCAGATATTCTGCTACAGGTTCCACTGAGAAACCCTATTTTAACGTAACGGTGGTATATCGTCTGCAAGATGGAGATCTTATTGTGGATCTGCCCTTTGAGAATATGGGCTGGAAGAAGAACTATCCTTTAACCAAAGTTAAGGTATTACCCTATCTTGGTGCAGGCAGCAGTGAGGATAAAGGTTTTATCCTGGTACCCGAAGGAAATGGCGGTATTATTGACTTCAACAACGGCAAGAAAGCACAGAACAGTTATTATACGGAAATTTACGGTATCGACAGTGCGGTTCCAAGAGATTCCTTGATAACGGAAAACAGAGCAGCATTCCCCGTATTTGGTATTTCAAAGAATGGAAGCTCCATGCTCTGCATTCTGGAGGATTATCAGACGTTGGCTTCCATCGAGGCTGATGTCAGTGGAAGAAACCACAGCTACAATTTTGCGGGAGCCTCCTATGTGACACTTCATTATGCTTCTCTGAGTGTGTCTGCAAAAACGGATAAATCTGTCATGGTTTATGAAGCAAAAAAACCGGAGGGTAAGATCAGTCAGCGGTATCGTTTTCTCGAAACAGATACCTACTCCGATATGGCAAAATCCTATAGGGACTATCTGATGAAGAAAAACCCTGACATGACAAAGAAGACGGAAGAATCAACACCGGTAAATGTTACACTGATAGGTGCTGTGGATCAGGTAAAACAACGTTTGGGATTTCCGGTTTCCGTACCCGTGCCTTTGACCAAATACAAAGAAGCAACAAGTATGATTGAGGAACTGAAAGCAGAGGGAGTAAAAAATCTGTCGGTTCGCTACAGAGGCTGGATGAATGGAGGTATCAAGCAGACTTCAGCAGAATCCATCGATCGAATTGGTGCATTAGGCAGTAAAGGCAGCTTCAGGAAATTCTTAAATAGCGCATCTTCTATGGAAGTACCGGTGTATCTTGAAGGTGCAGTGGCATATGCTTATGAAGATGGTTTGTTTGATGGTTTCTCTGCTAATAAGGATGCTGCAAAGTATGCCAGCAGGGAAGTAGTAAAGCTGTACGATTTTTCACCGATTTATTATGGGGAGGATGAATTAAAGGATCCTTATTACCTCTTGAAACCTCAGCTGATCGTACAGTACATGCATAATCTTGCAAATTACATAGCAGATGCCTCTGAGGATACCGGTATGGCATTGGCGGATACCGGATACCGCTTAAGTGCAGATTATAATCCCAAAAAACTAATCAACAGAGAAAAATCCATGGAACTCCAGGTCAAGGCTATGGAAGAGATAACCTCAGCCGGTACGAATCTTATGTTAAAGGGAGGTAATGCTTATACACTTCCTTATGCAGATTTCATTACAGATATGGACCTGACTGGTGGAAGATATCAGATCATTGATTACACAGTACCTTTCTATACGATGGCGATACATGGACTTGTGGACTATACCGGAGTTTCCTTAAATGTCTCAGGGGATTTTCAGCAGCTGTTGCTTAAAAGCGCAGAAGCCGGTGCAGGTTTATCCTTTACCTTTATGAAGGAAGAAGCGACTGCTCTGCAAAATTCCAATTATACCTTCCTGTTTGGCGCTGATTATGACAGGTGGAAGGCTAAGGCTCTTGAAATATATAACCGTTATGAGAAAGAATTAGGACATTGCTTTAACCAATATATTACAGAGCATAGGCAGCTGAGTGAAGGCGTTTATGTTACTACTTACGAAGATGGAACCAATGTCTATGTTAATTATAACAATACCGAGTATGTAAACGGTACCCTTAAGGTACCGGCCAGTGATTACTTGGTTGAGAGGAGGTAA
- a CDS encoding extracellular solute-binding protein, with translation MSRKLKLVVGIVTACAVITAFFFFSRGKEDSFADKYSDTPNLDVDVGGIGRDNTYAKYLEAHSQAAYPEKEVEVAITDYTKGEDVEVLKDYEGEPEVLYTGENSYTEWQIDVPETGMYQIFMEYYTVKARGVDIERKFYINGELPFLGADALSFTRLWKNEEEVKRDNQGNDIRPTQVDEQAWTGAYFKDDLGYFIKPYQFYLEKGRNTIGLEAINEPAVIKSITLEGIKEDLTYEQYSENIAGTAETEEALNYKLIIQGEASTLRSSPSLYPLYDRSSPITQPYSVSKIRLNMIGGNAWRVPGQWIEWDFEVPSDGYYNITLKARQNYNRGFVSNRSVYIDGNIPFEDLEQVGFRYSNKWNSYTLSDTQNNAYQFYLDKGKHTIRMEVTLGDMGNILNEMQDSVYRLNSMYRKILVLTGTTPDKYRDYKIDKVYPEIIESMDLESKRLYKMVDDIVAYSGEKANQVASIQTLAKQLEDFVKKPEKIPVGFAAFKLNISAMGTSILTLSEAPLDIDYITVTGTKEKPDKVKESFFSRAVHEVKSFYASFTTDYNAVGDVYKDSDAIQVWILSGRDQSTILKAMIDDTFTPEKGIKVNVKLVEAGTLLNAIIAGKGPDVVISAGQGEPVNYALRSAVEDISQFTDYQEVLKDFYPSAYAPYRFEGGIYALPETQNFNVLFYRKDILEELELQVPDTWEDLIAMLPTIQQNNMSVAIPSTERTLNNSSNPDLSTFFALLYQNGGVIYDEEGKTALIDSEQGSKAFETFTKLFTQYKLPTIYDFANLFRSGQMPIGIADYNTFNTLVVFAPEIRGLWDFTVIPGTVREDGSIDRSCHTTGLCTMLLKQEDEVTKNNSWEFMKWWVSADTQVRFGQEMESVMGASARYATANVEAFKQLSWSKSQLDVLDEQWQWTVGLREVAGGYYTQRHITNAIRKVLNKNEDPRETLLDYTTTINQEIEKKRLEFGLTVR, from the coding sequence CTTTACACCGGTGAGAATTCCTACACGGAATGGCAGATTGATGTTCCGGAGACGGGAATGTATCAGATCTTCATGGAGTATTATACGGTGAAAGCCCGTGGTGTTGATATAGAGAGAAAGTTCTACATCAACGGGGAGTTACCTTTTCTTGGAGCAGATGCCTTATCCTTTACCAGGCTATGGAAGAATGAAGAGGAGGTAAAGAGAGATAACCAGGGAAATGACATCCGGCCCACTCAGGTGGATGAACAGGCCTGGACGGGAGCTTACTTCAAGGATGATCTGGGTTATTTCATTAAACCCTATCAGTTTTATTTAGAAAAAGGCAGGAACACCATCGGCCTTGAAGCTATAAATGAGCCGGCTGTTATTAAATCCATAACATTGGAGGGGATCAAAGAAGATCTTACCTATGAACAGTACAGTGAAAACATTGCCGGAACAGCGGAAACAGAGGAAGCCTTAAACTATAAGCTGATAATTCAGGGAGAAGCATCCACCCTGAGATCTTCGCCTTCTCTGTATCCATTATATGACCGGTCTTCACCCATTACACAGCCCTACAGTGTATCGAAGATCAGGCTCAATATGATAGGCGGCAATGCCTGGAGAGTGCCGGGACAATGGATAGAATGGGATTTCGAAGTACCTTCGGACGGGTACTATAACATAACCTTAAAAGCAAGACAGAACTATAACAGGGGATTTGTTTCCAACCGCTCTGTCTACATAGATGGTAATATTCCCTTTGAAGATTTGGAGCAGGTAGGCTTCCGTTACAGTAATAAATGGAATTCCTATACTCTCTCAGATACACAAAACAATGCTTATCAATTCTACCTCGATAAAGGAAAACACACGATTCGGATGGAAGTTACCCTGGGAGACATGGGTAATATTCTCAATGAAATGCAGGATTCTGTTTACAGACTCAACAGCATGTACCGTAAGATCCTGGTACTGACCGGAACAACGCCGGATAAGTATAGAGATTATAAGATAGATAAGGTATATCCGGAGATTATCGAGTCCATGGATCTGGAAAGCAAAAGGCTATACAAGATGGTGGATGACATCGTTGCATACTCCGGGGAAAAAGCAAATCAGGTAGCTTCTATACAGACCCTGGCCAAACAGCTGGAGGATTTTGTGAAAAAACCGGAGAAGATCCCCGTAGGATTTGCAGCTTTTAAGTTAAATATCAGTGCCATGGGTACCAGCATACTCACCTTAAGTGAGGCTCCTCTGGATATTGATTATATCACCGTAACCGGTACAAAAGAGAAACCGGATAAAGTAAAAGAAAGCTTTTTCAGCAGAGCAGTTCATGAAGTGAAATCCTTCTATGCTTCCTTTACTACGGATTACAACGCGGTAGGAGATGTATACAAGGACAGTGATGCCATTCAAGTATGGATTCTGTCCGGTCGTGATCAAAGTACAATATTAAAAGCAATGATTGATGATACCTTTACTCCGGAAAAAGGAATTAAGGTCAATGTTAAGCTGGTGGAAGCTGGCACGTTGTTAAATGCTATAATAGCCGGGAAAGGACCGGATGTGGTAATATCGGCAGGCCAGGGAGAACCCGTGAATTATGCTCTTCGTAGTGCGGTGGAGGATATCAGTCAGTTCACAGACTACCAGGAGGTTCTAAAGGATTTTTATCCCAGTGCTTATGCACCTTACCGTTTTGAAGGCGGAATCTATGCTCTGCCGGAGACCCAGAATTTTAATGTGTTATTTTACCGCAAGGATATTCTGGAGGAACTGGAACTTCAGGTACCGGATACCTGGGAGGATCTGATAGCCATGCTGCCAACCATACAGCAGAACAATATGTCAGTAGCCATTCCTTCAACAGAGAGAACACTCAATAATTCCTCCAATCCGGATTTGTCCACCTTCTTTGCCTTGCTTTACCAAAATGGTGGTGTAATTTATGATGAAGAGGGCAAGACAGCGCTGATAGACTCAGAACAGGGTTCCAAAGCTTTTGAGACTTTTACAAAACTGTTTACCCAGTATAAACTGCCGACGATCTATGATTTCGCGAATCTGTTCCGTTCGGGTCAGATGCCGATTGGTATAGCAGACTACAATACATTTAATACACTTGTAGTATTTGCACCGGAAATCAGAGGACTTTGGGATTTTACAGTTATTCCCGGAACCGTAAGAGAAGACGGCTCCATAGACCGTTCCTGTCATACTACCGGACTTTGTACCATGCTGTTGAAGCAGGAGGACGAGGTGACAAAGAATAATTCCTGGGAATTCATGAAATGGTGGGTCAGTGCAGATACCCAGGTGCGCTTTGGTCAGGAGATGGAAAGTGTCATGGGAGCTTCAGCCAGATATGCAACGGCCAACGTAGAAGCCTTTAAACAGCTGTCCTGGAGCAAGAGTCAGCTGGATGTACTGGATGAACAGTGGCAGTGGACCGTTGGACTAAGGGAAGTAGCCGGCGGCTATTATACCCAGAGACATATAACCAATGCAATCCGTAAGGTTCTCAATAAGAATGAAGATCCAAGAGAAACGCTTCTGGATTATACGACAACCATTAATCAGGAAATTGAGAAAAAACGTCTTGAATTCGGCCTGACTGTCAGATAG
- a CDS encoding carbohydrate ABC transporter permease, with translation MKTFIKKYLRKKKRDMSIAWKQAKKSKTCYLFLAPYAILFILFYVVPVITSLVLSFTYYNILETPKFIGLQNYINLLLADDVFITAVKNTFLLAAITGPIGYMAAFLFAWFINELPRYLRAFAIVIFYAPTISGQVYLIWAIMFSGDAYGYINSFLMELGFISGPILWLTNPQYMMMVVIIVSLWMSLGTGFLAFVAGLQGIDKAQYEAGYIDGVKNRWQELWYITLPGMKPMLMFGAVMTITQSFGVADVPIALTGFPSTDYATQTVVTHLVDYGSIRFEMGYASAIATLLFIVMILCNKMIQAMLRRVGT, from the coding sequence TTGAAAACATTTATAAAGAAATATCTAAGAAAGAAGAAAAGAGATATGTCCATAGCCTGGAAGCAGGCCAAAAAGTCTAAGACCTGTTACCTGTTTCTGGCACCCTATGCGATATTATTTATTCTGTTCTATGTAGTACCGGTTATAACTTCTCTTGTTCTGAGCTTTACGTATTACAACATTCTGGAGACCCCAAAATTCATTGGGCTCCAGAATTATATAAACCTTCTGCTGGCAGATGATGTATTTATAACAGCTGTAAAAAACACCTTCCTGCTGGCTGCGATTACCGGCCCCATTGGTTACATGGCAGCGTTTCTGTTTGCCTGGTTCATCAATGAGCTGCCCAGATACCTAAGAGCTTTTGCGATTGTAATCTTTTATGCTCCGACCATATCCGGGCAGGTATATTTGATCTGGGCAATCATGTTCTCCGGCGATGCCTATGGTTACATCAATTCCTTTTTGATGGAACTGGGATTTATCAGCGGCCCTATCCTGTGGCTTACCAACCCCCAGTATATGATGATGGTAGTTATCATCGTAAGTCTCTGGATGAGTCTTGGAACTGGATTCCTGGCTTTTGTTGCCGGTCTCCAGGGTATCGACAAGGCACAGTATGAAGCTGGTTATATTGATGGAGTTAAGAACCGTTGGCAGGAATTATGGTATATAACCCTTCCCGGTATGAAACCCATGTTGATGTTCGGAGCTGTAATGACAATTACCCAGTCCTTTGGTGTGGCGGATGTACCCATTGCGCTTACGGGATTCCCGAGTACGGATTATGCTACCCAGACGGTGGTAACGCACCTTGTGGATTACGGTTCCATCCGATTTGAAATGGGTTATGCATCAGCAATTGCCACACTGCTTTTCATAGTAATGATCCTTTGCAATAAAATGATTCAGGCTATGCTTAGAAGAGTAGGAACTTAA
- a CDS encoding YIP1 family protein — translation MKTAAFLKRFDFQHTAKTLRYSLYVITHPLDGFWDLTHENRGSVAAANIIIAMAMLTRVFRLQFTSFLFMKVIWEHVNLIEILLGFLIPIVLACVANWALTTLFDGKGTMKQIHMGIGYALTPYVLIQFPMIFISNLMTVEEGAFYSYILIFSEIWCGMLIISAVMMIHDYTLGKTLITIAATVLGMILIIFIFLLFFSLVTDAAAYFISLYKEIIFRFY, via the coding sequence ATGAAGACAGCCGCATTTCTAAAACGGTTTGATTTTCAGCATACGGCTAAAACCCTGCGTTATTCCCTGTATGTGATTACACATCCACTGGATGGGTTTTGGGACCTGACCCATGAAAACAGAGGGTCTGTTGCAGCCGCAAATATTATTATTGCAATGGCAATGCTTACCCGGGTTTTCAGACTGCAGTTTACCAGCTTTTTATTCATGAAGGTCATATGGGAGCACGTCAATCTTATTGAGATCTTACTGGGATTTCTGATTCCCATTGTATTGGCCTGTGTGGCAAATTGGGCGCTGACCACTCTTTTTGACGGAAAAGGTACCATGAAACAGATTCATATGGGGATCGGCTATGCTCTTACTCCTTATGTATTGATACAGTTTCCGATGATATTTATCAGTAATCTGATGACAGTGGAAGAAGGAGCATTTTATTCCTATATTCTCATCTTTTCAGAGATCTGGTGCGGTATGCTTATAATTAGCGCAGTAATGATGATACACGATTATACGCTGGGGAAAACACTAATAACCATTGCGGCTACCGTTCTGGGTATGATATTGATCATATTTATTTTCCTTTTGTTTTTCAGCTTGGTAACAGATGCGGCGGCATATTTTATTTCTTTGTACAAAGAAATTATATTCCGATTTTACTGA
- a CDS encoding carbohydrate ABC transporter permease, producing MKKHLKRKPNRSKGGDFGIYFVLVLFGLFMAFPLVYAINSAFKPLDEIFVYPPRLFVQNPTMDNFQDLFVIMNKSWVPFSRYLFNTFFITVLGTAGHIIISSMGAYVLAKYRFPGSRVFFSIVVTALMFNGYVTAIPNYLVMSKIGLVDSPWAVIIPALASPMGLFLMKQYMEGIPDALLEAAKIDGAKEWSIFGAIVMPMVRPAWLTLMILSVQGLWNIKASNFIYSEELKTLPYALQQIVSGGIARAGVGAAVTLVMMIVPITTFIVVESNVIETMASSGIKD from the coding sequence ATGAAAAAACATCTTAAACGAAAACCTAATCGTTCCAAGGGAGGGGATTTCGGTATTTATTTCGTACTGGTACTCTTCGGGCTTTTTATGGCCTTCCCTCTGGTTTATGCAATAAACAGTGCTTTTAAGCCGCTGGATGAGATCTTTGTCTATCCGCCAAGGCTGTTTGTGCAGAATCCCACTATGGACAATTTTCAGGATCTGTTCGTTATAATGAACAAATCCTGGGTACCCTTTTCCAGGTACCTGTTCAATACCTTTTTTATAACGGTTCTGGGTACTGCCGGACATATCATTATCTCTTCCATGGGTGCCTATGTACTGGCAAAGTATCGATTTCCTGGCAGCAGGGTATTTTTCAGTATCGTCGTGACGGCCCTGATGTTCAACGGTTACGTTACAGCAATCCCTAATTATCTGGTAATGTCTAAGATCGGGTTGGTGGATTCTCCCTGGGCGGTTATAATTCCTGCCCTGGCTTCTCCTATGGGACTCTTTCTTATGAAACAGTATATGGAGGGTATTCCCGATGCGCTGCTGGAAGCTGCGAAAATTGATGGTGCGAAAGAGTGGTCCATCTTTGGAGCAATTGTAATGCCTATGGTAAGACCGGCCTGGTTGACCCTGATGATTTTATCTGTACAGGGGCTCTGGAACATAAAGGCCTCCAATTTTATCTATTCCGAAGAACTAAAGACTTTACCTTATGCACTTCAGCAGATAGTAAGCGGAGGAATTGCAAGAGCAGGTGTTGGAGCAGCGGTTACACTGGTTATGATGATTGTACCCATTACGACCTTTATCGTAGTAGAGAGCAATGTTATCGAGACCATGGCAAGCTCCGGCATCAAAGATTAA
- a CDS encoding carbohydrate ABC transporter permease → MAGKKHKDLQARKARTGYLFILPFIIGFVAFMIIPLIESFRMTFSNVIVGIGNGGFVLEFTGLSNIKKALLVDPEFTRMLTDELTKMAVQVPTTLIVSFFMALLLNQAFKGRGLVRAVFFLPVILSSGVLVGLEYNNSLLSGMQEYISNNTQTSDITAVLEKILSNSGFGERFLNVVYDIVNNVYDVVIASGIQIIIFLSGLQTISKSMYEAATIEGCTAWESFWKITLPMVSSVILVNVIYTIVDFFMKTDSDVMTKISDTMVQKMDYGFSSAMAWIYFAAVILIIAIFSAITSRWVYYYE, encoded by the coding sequence ATGGCAGGAAAAAAACATAAGGATTTGCAGGCTAGAAAAGCCAGAACGGGTTATTTGTTCATACTGCCTTTTATTATAGGCTTTGTTGCCTTTATGATTATACCTCTTATTGAATCCTTCCGTATGACCTTCAGTAATGTAATTGTAGGTATCGGAAACGGCGGGTTTGTACTGGAGTTTACAGGGTTGAGCAATATCAAGAAAGCACTTCTGGTAGATCCTGAATTTACCAGAATGCTGACGGATGAATTAACGAAAATGGCAGTACAGGTACCGACAACATTAATTGTAAGCTTTTTTATGGCGTTATTGTTGAATCAGGCTTTTAAGGGAAGAGGTCTGGTACGTGCCGTATTCTTCCTGCCGGTTATACTTTCCTCCGGTGTTTTAGTGGGACTTGAATATAATAACAGCCTTTTATCCGGAATGCAGGAATACATCAGCAATAATACACAAACCTCTGACATAACAGCTGTGTTGGAGAAAATTTTATCCAACAGTGGTTTTGGAGAACGTTTCCTGAATGTTGTTTATGACATTGTTAACAATGTCTATGATGTTGTTATTGCCTCCGGTATACAGATAATTATCTTCCTGTCCGGTCTGCAAACCATATCAAAAAGTATGTATGAAGCCGCCACTATTGAGGGATGTACGGCATGGGAGAGTTTCTGGAAGATAACACTGCCTATGGTAAGCTCCGTTATCCTTGTTAATGTTATATATACCATTGTGGATTTCTTTATGAAGACAGATAGTGATGTTATGACGAAGATAAGCGATACCATGGTACAGAAAATGGATTATGGCTTCAGTTCTGCCATGGCATGGATCTATTTTGCAGCAGTTATCCTGATTATTGCGATATTTTCCGCAATTACTTCAAGGTGGGTGTACTATTATGAATAG